Proteins found in one Zea mays cultivar B73 chromosome 1, Zm-B73-REFERENCE-NAM-5.0, whole genome shotgun sequence genomic segment:
- the LOC100383259 gene encoding uncharacterized LOC100383259, with translation MDPTEPRWRINSSFSPPTSRRWDCRYSSDGLPHRVHDAPHDHPPYVSSLSSHSKGSRSAFGSDQYLNHHHSASDGALSYFGSPADSLQAPRWTPSLQRFDLGEFSTPAGGSRPETSDYPQSSERPLTATSSFSSASPFSESSQLASSSKQAAPYLPRNHMGRRSFMSKPVYPLVFRNPVSESEACRMLEVSNAGRATPSDDSQASPLWRRSLASPELKFHNALNELGKMEVSPERNTSSRREGFRWSNASSYDFGYDGDAIDMSDHISIESQRSPTSSVRFLKCGLCERFLCQKSPWTSNRIVRNADMPVAAVLHCRHVFHADCLEEGTPKTEVHEPPCPLCTAPTDDEAHVSFSEPLHVALRSARRNLSLGSGAGGSNSSGARPPCSDRGLKRNHSAIVPRRGGGGSLFRNRFKRQFPFKARIGKELFGGRVFSKVGSSSGQQDDHRQQAPKRDRLMK, from the exons ATGGATCCTACTGAGCCTCGTTGGCGCATAAATTCGAGCTTTTCTCCTCCAACGTCAAGGAGGTGGGATTGCCGCTATTCATCAGATGGATTGCCCCACAGAGTTCATGATGCTCCTCATGATCACCCGCCATATGTTTCATCACTATCATCCCATAGCAAAGGAAGCAGAAGTGCATTTGGCAGTGATCAGTACCTCAATCATCATCATTCTGCATCTGATGGAGCACTTTCTTACTTTGGGAGTCCAGCTGACAGCCTTCAGGCCCCACGCTGGACACCCTCTCTTCAAAGATTTGATCTCGGTGAATTCTCTACCCCTGCAGGAG GATCAAGACCAGAAACTTCTGATTATCCTCAGTCAAGTGAG AGGCCACTGACTGCCACAAGCAGTTTCAGTTCTGCATCCCCATTTTCGGAATCAAGCCAACTAGCTTCGTCTAGTAAACAAGCGGCCCCATATCTACCTCGCAACCATATGGGCAGGCGGTCTTTCATGTCTAAACCAGTGTACCCACTTGTCTTCCGGAACCCTGTGTCCGAATCAGAAGCGTGCAGGATGCTTGAGGTTAGTAATGCCGGGCGAGCGACACCAAGTGATGACAGCCAGGCTTCTCCTCTGTGGCGTCGCAGCTTGGCGAGCCCAGAGCTCAAGTTCCATAACGCACTGAACGAACTTGGGAAGATGGAGGTTTCACCTGAACGGAACACGAGCTCAAGAAGGGAAGGGTTCAGATGGAGCAATGCCAGCAGTTATGATTTTGGATACGATGGAGATGCCATTGACATGTCAGATCATATCAGTATCGAGTCCCAGAGATCACCCACAAGCTCAGTGAGGTTCCTGAAATGTGGGCTCTGCGAGAGATTCCTGTGCCAGAAATCACCCTGGACCTCGAACCGGATTGTTCGAAACGCCGATATGCCAGTAGCAGCGGTTCTTCATTGCCGACATGTCTTCCATGCGGATTGCTTGGAGGAGGGCACTCCCAAGACAGAAGTCCATGAACCACCCTGTCCGCTGTGCACGGCACCCACTGACGACGAAGCACATGTGTCATTCTCGGAACCTCTGCATGTTGCCCTCCGATCTGCTCGCAGGAACCTTTCGCTGGGCAGTGGCGCTGGAGGGAGTAACAGCAGTGGCGCGAGGCCTCCTTGCAGTGACCGTGGCCTGAAGAGGAACCATTCTGCTATCGTGCCgagacgcggcggcggcggctcgttGTTCCGCAACCGCTTCAAGAGGCAGTTCCCCTTCAAGGCTAGGATCGGGAAGGAGCTCTTTGGCGGCAGGGTTTTCAGCAAGGTCGGGTCGTCTTCAGGTCAACAGGATGACCATCGACAGCAAGCGCCGAAGCGTGATCGGCTCATGAAGTAG